Proteins from one Homalodisca vitripennis isolate AUS2020 chromosome 3, UT_GWSS_2.1, whole genome shotgun sequence genomic window:
- the LOC124356982 gene encoding helix-loop-helix protein delilah-like, with product MDMVPDPNNNSPGEKSYSLRPRAALKKDEEDTDQEESWRPRGRSKKRSKQKCLPLSKYRRKTANARERSRMREINEAFEALRRALPHFNSRNENPNEKTTKIMTLRLAMKYITALDSALRQADMDSDGESLISDYSMTPPTSREHSLTPSSLSEHSDIFDQLFITSTFEDYSPAASSSCAISPFLSESIRSPSRVTLPLSSKTETSHPFFKSSLGPSNSHSSKLSSLSHFTTSSSSSRPSMKPPHLPPYPSTTTSISAVADHQPSPIESVKDSLSPVDLHEYSTTPWKDFDCLPSSPINLDDLFIT from the coding sequence ATGGATATGGTCCCTGATCCGAACAACAACAGCCCCGGAGAAAAAAGTTACTCACTGCGCCCTCGAGCGGCTCTGAAGAAGGACGAGGAAGACACCGACCAAGAGGAATCATGGAGACCCCGTGGGCGGTCGAAGAAAAGGTCCAAGCAGAAGTGTTTACCTCTGAGTAAGTACAGGAGGAAAACAGCGAACGCCAGAGAGAGATCTCGAATGAGAGAAATCAACGAGGCGTTTGAAGCTTTACGGAGGGCTCTTCCACACTTTAACTCTCGAAATGAAAACCCTAACGAGAAGACGACGAAGATCATGACTCTGCGCCTCGCTATGAAGTACATCACCGCCCTGGACAGCGCCTTGAGGCAAGCTGACATGGACTCCGATGGAGAATCTCTTATCAGTGATTACAGTATGACCCCTCCTACAAGCAGAGAACATTCGCTAACACCCTCCTCCTTGAGTGAACACTCCGACATTTTCGATCAACTCTTCATCACCTCTACTTTTGAAGATTATTCTCCAGCTGCATCTTCGAGTTGTGCCATATCGCCATTTTTAAGTGAAAGTATAAGATCGCCATCTAGAGTTACTCTACCTTTAAGTTCTAAAACAGAGACTTCTCATCCTTTTTTCAAGTCATCGTTGGGACCTTCTAACAGCCATTCTTCGAAACTATCTTCTCTTAGTCATTTTACAACCAGTTCTAGTAGTTCAAGACCCTCAATGAAACCACCGCATCTGCCGCCCTACCCATCCACCACCACTAGCATCTCAGCAGTAGCAGATCACCAACCCTCCCCTATAGAAAGTGTTAAAGATTCTCTGTCGCCAGTAGACTTGCACGAATATTCAACCACACCGTGGAAAGACTTTGATTGTCTGCCTTCTTCGCCGATAAATCTAGACGATCTTTTTATCACATAA